One Equus caballus isolate H_3958 breed thoroughbred chromosome 8, TB-T2T, whole genome shotgun sequence genomic window, GACAGCAGCTGGGCAGGCAAAGGGAGAGCGCCTCGTGCTGGCTGGAGCCCCAAGCTGGCTGGAGAGGGTGGTAGGCGGCCAGAGGTCAGCCGTGGCTCACAGGCAGTCCCCTGCCTGGACAGAGGCATGAAAATGGCCACTGTGTTGAGGCTCATTCCTGGATACTGGTGGGGAAAACCAACAAGCAAATGGACAATTCCAGCTTGGGCCTCTGGGAGCAAGGCAGGTGGACTGGGGCAGAAAGGCATCCGAGAGGACGTGACCTCGGTAACACAACTTAGAAGATGAGCAGGTCCACACTCAAGGGACCTGCACTGCAGACAGAAGAGGCTGTGGGTGAGAGACAGACCAGTCTGAGGACCCAGAGGTAGGCGAGTCTGGATGGAGCATGGAGTGTGTGCTGCTGCACTAGCTAGGCCCAACATCACCCAGAGGCCATGCTCGGGAGTCAGCACTTTGTTCATGGGCAGTGTGAGCCACAGAAGGTTTCAGGCAGACTGTGACCCCGGAGAGGGACCTGCCAGGAGGGCCCAGCTTCGCTGAGGAGAATAGATCCAGCGGGCAAGGGCAGGGCCTGGATGGCCTGAGGAGGCCACAGCAGTCTCCTGGGAAGATGGCAGTGCGGTGTAGTGGGagggccttgggcaagtccctgtCTCAGGCCAGCGGGGAACAGGATTGAAAGGGTGGGGTGGGTGGTATGGCTGGGCCCCCTAgagtgggcaggaggaggggacatcCAGGAGGGTCTgcagggtggagggggaggggcccaCAGGTCTGCAGCAAGAAGGGAGCAGGGAGTAAGGTGGTGGCTGAGAGGAGGCAGTGGTCCTCAACTCCCCATCCTGTGTAGGGAGTGAGGGGTTGGGGGCTAGGAAGGCGGTAAACTCCtgctaccacacacacacacacacacagacagggtCCAGCAAACCTGCCTTGGGCACCTCCACATGCTGGATGAACAAATAGGGTGCTGGCCTCATCTCAGAGCTATCTGAGGCGGGAGAAGGAACAGGGCCCAGGAAGGGCAGATTCGTCAAAGCCCCAGGCCGTGGCGGGCCTCAACACCAGGCCTTCTCTGTGGAGGGCCCTGCCTGCTGGAGCCAAGCACCTCGGACGGGAGGAAAGAACAGGGTGTCCCAGCGGCCTCAGTTCAAGACTGAGTGCAGACTTCACTGGAAACAAAAGGGCTgacagggagtggggagggggctgcaagAAAAGGGCTGGTGTCCCTATGGGATTTTTGGCTGCCGGGCCTGGTGCCTCCACCTGAGCCTCAGGGGGGCCCAGTGTCCATCCTAGCTGGCCTTTCAAGAAACGGCTGGGCCATTGTGCAGAAGAATGCCCGGAAATCCCGACCCTCCCGCCTCCAGCAAGGATGGGGGCTCTTCCTCCGGGTCAGGAAACTCCAAGTTGGCTTCCGGAGggtggcctgggggctggggtgcCGGGAGTATCACTGCCACTAGTGGGAGGACAGCGCACAGCCCTTTGTGTCCCCGAGTGTGTCTCCTGAGGGCCAGGCCTTGGGGCCTGGAGCCACTCCCGGGAGGACAGCCTGCATGCTGGTCCTCGGGGAACTCTGGGGACTTCCTGAAGTGCTGTCATCTGGAGCTGGGCCTCAAAGGATGGGGGATGGGCAGCATCTCAGGAAGAGGAACAGCCCGTGCGAAAGTTGGGGGGTCTGGGAAGGCTAGAGGCAGGGGCGGAGTACGGGTCTCCGGAGGCCGTGGAAAGGCCTGCTTTGTGCTGGGGCCTCAGGCCCCAGGGAGGCGGTGATCTGGTGGGCGGTGGCGCTGGGCAGGCATTTGGACGGGGCTGGAGCCCCAGGACTGACCCGCACAGGCCTGCCTGGCCTCTTGGCCTGTGGGAGAGAGTCTCAGGACTCAGAGCGGCGCCGTGCAGTAAGGGTGtgaagggcctgggctgggcgTGGACTCCAGGGCGAGCTTCCTGGAGGAGTAGACTGAGCTGTGCTTGATTAACCCGGGAGAAGGGCCCCTAGAGTCCGTCACGCAGGCCTCTgcgcggtggtggtggtggcggggaGCTCCCGCAAACCTTGGCGAGGGAAGAGCGGAGTTGGCCTGGGTGGGAGGGACCATCAGGCTGGTTCGGGGATGTGGCGGGGGAAGTTGGTACGGACCCAGGTGATGCAGCTCCTTAAATGGGGAGGCTGGGACACTCAAAGAGGTGGCCCGCGGACCGTGCGCGCAGCTGCCCCAAGCCAGCCCGCAGCGCGCTCGGCCGTGACTGCGCCAACTATGTGTGGGGGGCTCGGGGCGGCGGCCGGACAAGGAGCGGTCCCGGCGCCCTCCGCTCCCCCAACGCGCAGTTGTTCTCCTAACTGTCTGCCGGGGCGCCTGTGATTGGCTGCAGACCGCTGGCCCCCACGCGGATTGGCCGCTCAGGCACAGGGGGCCTGGACCGAGGAGCAGAGTCCGCCCCCGAACCTTCAAATGGGAAGCCCCCGGAAAGTGCCCGCACACCCGAGGCTGTTCTGCAGACCCGCGGGGTAGGCGGACGGAGGGCGGTGAGCCGAGCACGAGGGCGCGGAGGCATTAGGGCCAGCGCAGGGCGCCGAACCGCTCGGCCGAGACACCGCTGCGCCCGCCCGGAGGCCCCGGGGCCGTCGGGCGTGCGTCTTGCCTCCAGCCATGGGGTCGGCGGCGCTGGAGATCCTCGGCTTGGTGCTGTGCCTGGTGGGCTGGGTGGGCCTGATCTTGTCGTGCGGGCTGCCTATGTGGcaggtgactgccttcctggACCACAACATCGTGACGGCGCAGACAACCTGGAAGGGGCTATGGATGTCGTGTGTGGTGCAGAGCACGGGGCACATGCAGTGCAAGGTGTACGACTCGGTGCTGGCGCTGAGCACCGAGGTGCAGGCGGCGCGGGCGCTCACGGTGGGCGCCGTGCTGCTGGCACTCGTCGCGCTCTTCGTGACCCTGGCGGGCGCGCAGTGCACCACCTGCGTGGCCCCTGGGCCCGGCAAGGCGCGCGTAGCCCTCACCGGCGGCGCGCTCTACGCGCTCTGCGGGCTGCTGGCGCTCGTGCCGCTCTGCTGGTTCGCCAACATCGTGGTCCGCGAGTTCTATGACCCGGCGGTGCCCATGTCGCAGAAGTACGAGCTGGGCGCGGCGCTGTACATCGGCTGGGCCGCCTCAGCGCTGCTCATGTGCGGCGGCGGGCTCGTGTGCTGCGGAGCCTGGGTCTGCGCCGGCCGCCCCGACCTCAGCTTCCCCGTCAAGTACTCGGCGCCGCGGCGGCCCACGGCCAGCGGTGACTACGACAAGAAGAACTATGTCTGATGGTGCCGGGCACGGCGGGGCCCCTCGCACCAGCCACGCCCGCGAGCGGG contains:
- the CLDN5 gene encoding claudin-5, which encodes MGSAALEILGLVLCLVGWVGLILSCGLPMWQVTAFLDHNIVTAQTTWKGLWMSCVVQSTGHMQCKVYDSVLALSTEVQAARALTVGAVLLALVALFVTLAGAQCTTCVAPGPGKARVALTGGALYALCGLLALVPLCWFANIVVREFYDPAVPMSQKYELGAALYIGWAASALLMCGGGLVCCGAWVCAGRPDLSFPVKYSAPRRPTASGDYDKKNYV